In the genome of Streptomyces globosus, one region contains:
- a CDS encoding NUDIX domain-containing protein, which produces MTERPVVKRTARAILLDGDDLILIKRTKPGVDPYWLTPGGGVEPTDATVVDALHREVHEELGAKITDVVPCFVDTVEHIAEGGVTGVKVQHFFVCRLASMDPGQRHGPEVDQPEGEYEIVRVPFSRVGIAAVHLVPLSLRHYLDGNIEGVRAMHAPDLG; this is translated from the coding sequence ATGACCGAACGTCCCGTGGTCAAACGCACCGCCCGCGCGATTCTGCTCGACGGTGACGACCTGATCCTCATCAAGCGCACCAAGCCCGGCGTCGACCCCTACTGGCTCACTCCCGGCGGCGGCGTCGAGCCCACCGACGCCACCGTCGTCGACGCCCTCCACCGGGAGGTCCACGAGGAGCTCGGAGCCAAGATCACCGATGTGGTGCCCTGCTTCGTCGACACCGTCGAGCACATCGCCGAGGGCGGGGTTACGGGGGTGAAGGTGCAGCACTTCTTCGTCTGCCGCCTGGCCTCGATGGACCCGGGCCAGCGGCACGGCCCCGAGGTCGACCAGCCCGAGGGCGAGTACGAGATCGTCCGCGTGCCGTTCAGCCGGGTCGGCATCGCCGCCGTCCACCTCGTCCCGCTGTCCCTGCGCCACTACCTCGACGGCAACATCGAGGGGGTCCGGGCCATGCACGCGCCCGATCTGGGCTGA